The following are encoded together in the Bos taurus isolate L1 Dominette 01449 registration number 42190680 breed Hereford chromosome 10, ARS-UCD2.0, whole genome shotgun sequence genome:
- the SHF gene encoding SH2 domain-containing adapter protein F isoform X5: MAPDPAETQLAILEDYADPFDVQETGEGPIGAAGAPEKVPENDGYMEPYEAQKMMAEIRGSKETAAQPLPLYDTPYEPEEEGATPEGEGAPWPRESRLPEDDERPPEEYDQPWEWKKERISKAFAVDIKVIKDLPWPPPVGQLDSSPSLPTGDRDISGPASPVPEPSQEDGSAQFEGSEKSCLSPGREEKGRLPPRLSAGNPKSAKPLSMEPSSPLGEWTDPALPLENQVWYHGAISRTDAENLLRLCKEASYLVRNSETSKNDFSLSLKSSQGFMHMKLSRTKEHKYVLGQNSPPFSSVPEIVHHYASRKLPIKGAEHMSLLYPVAIRTL, encoded by the exons TTAGCAATTCTAGAAGACTATGCGGACCCTTTTGATGTTCAGGAGACTGGCGAAGGCCCAATAGGTGCTGCAGGAGCCCCAGAGAAGGTTCCTGAAAATGACGGCTACATGGAACCCTATGAGGCACAAAAGATGATGGCTG AGATCCGGGGCTCCAAGGAGACAGCAGCTCAGCCCCTGCCTCTGTATGACACACCCTATGagccagaggaggagggggcCACCCCAGAGGGTGAGGGGGCCCCCTGGCCCCGGGAGTCCCGCCTGCCAGAGGATGATGAGAGGCCCCCCGAGGAGTATGACCAGCCCTGGGAGTGGAAGAAGGAGCGGATTTCCAAAGCCTTTGCAG TTGACATTAAGGTCATCAAAGACCTACCTTGGCCTCCGCCCGTGGGACAGCTGGACAgcagcccctccctgcccaccgGGGACAGGGACATCTCCGgtccagcctcccccgtccccgAGCCCAGCCAGGAGGATGGCAGCG CCCAGTTTGAAGGATCTGAGAAGAGCTGCCTGTCACCTGGCCGAGAGGAGAAGGGGCGCCTTCCTCCCCGACTCTCTGCAGGGAACCCCAAGTCAGCCAAGCCCCTAAGCATGGAGCCCAGCAGCCCCCTGGGGGAGTGGACAGACCCAGCACTGCCTCTGGAAAACCAGGT CTGGTATCACGGGGCCATCAGCCGAACAGATGCCGAGAACCTGCTCCGGCTGTGCAAAGAGGCCAGCTATCTGGTGCGCAACAGTGAGACCAGCAAGAACGACTTCTCCCTGTCCCTCAA gAGCAGTCAGGGTTTCATGCACATGAAGCTGTCCCGGACCAAGGAACACAAGTACGTGCTGGGCCAGAACAGCCCGCCCTTCAGCAGCGTCCCTGAAATCGTGCACCACTACGCCAGCCGCAAGCTGCCCATCAAGGGCGCGGAGCACATGTCCCTGCTCTACCCCGTGGCCATCCGGACTCTGTAG